The Pantoea phytobeneficialis genome has a segment encoding these proteins:
- a CDS encoding phage terminase large subunit family protein, with the protein MRQATAAAIRKNTATILRAPRKLPVAEAVNKFMRVPVGVGNSVEWDPDVAPYIIEPMNCLASREYDAVVFVGPARTGKTIGLIDGWVVYNVVCDPSDMLVVQMTEEKAREHSKKRLARTFRVSPEVAKRLSPLRNDNNVHDRTFLAGNYLKIGWPSVNIMSSSDFKCVALTDYDRFPENIDGEGDGFSLASKRTTTFMSAGMTLVEGSPGREITDTKWRRQTPHEAPPTTGSLSLYNRGDRRRLYWPCPHCGEYFQPSMDAMTGYRDDADPVKASEAAHICCPHCNKVITADKKRELNKAHVWLREGEKIDAAGNRSGEPRRSRIASFWMEGPAAAYQTWAQLTYKLLTAEQEYETTGSEETLKAVINTDWGLPYLPRSATETRKAETLMARAETVNRRTVPDGVHFLVATVDVQGGKNKRFVVQVVGYGTHGERWIVDRYNIRHSLRCGPDGESLPIDPAAYPEDWNLLRSDVLDKHWPMSSDPSSALPVLAMAVDSGGEDGVTDNAYKFWRKCRQDSVHKRVYLFKGDSTSRSKLITKTLPDNTDRPNRSAEARGDVPLYLLQTNQLKDRINNALLRDSPGPNYVHFPDWLGEWFYDELTYEERSTDGKWHKPGKGANEAFDLLVYAQALVILRGYERINWDSPPEWARPPESASAPRRIQQSQPVARQTEPESKPVETRQAAAPSAWAPASNGGWL; encoded by the coding sequence ATGCGTCAGGCCACGGCAGCAGCGATCAGGAAAAATACTGCCACGATATTACGTGCGCCTCGCAAGTTACCCGTTGCGGAAGCAGTGAATAAGTTTATGCGTGTTCCTGTCGGGGTGGGTAACTCTGTTGAATGGGACCCCGATGTCGCTCCTTATATCATTGAGCCGATGAACTGCCTGGCGTCCCGTGAATATGATGCTGTGGTTTTTGTCGGACCGGCGAGGACGGGTAAAACAATCGGCCTGATAGACGGCTGGGTTGTTTACAACGTGGTCTGTGATCCTTCTGACATGCTGGTTGTTCAGATGACAGAGGAAAAGGCGCGTGAGCACTCCAAGAAACGCCTTGCCCGAACCTTTCGCGTCAGTCCTGAAGTCGCTAAGCGACTCAGCCCGCTGCGCAATGATAACAACGTTCATGACCGTACTTTCCTGGCGGGCAACTACTTAAAGATTGGCTGGCCGTCAGTCAACATCATGTCATCGTCCGACTTTAAGTGCGTTGCGCTGACGGATTATGACCGCTTCCCGGAAAATATTGACGGTGAAGGGGATGGATTCTCGCTGGCTTCAAAACGTACCACAACGTTTATGTCAGCCGGTATGACGCTCGTAGAAGGTTCGCCGGGCAGGGAAATTACCGATACAAAATGGCGTCGGCAGACCCCGCATGAAGCGCCGCCGACGACAGGGAGCCTTTCTCTGTATAACCGTGGAGATCGCCGCCGACTTTACTGGCCTTGCCCACACTGCGGTGAATACTTTCAGCCGTCTATGGATGCGATGACCGGCTATCGGGATGATGCTGACCCGGTCAAAGCCAGTGAGGCCGCACACATCTGCTGTCCGCACTGCAATAAAGTCATCACGGCAGATAAAAAGCGGGAGTTAAACAAGGCGCACGTCTGGTTGCGTGAAGGGGAGAAAATCGACGCGGCTGGCAACCGATCAGGTGAGCCACGTCGATCACGCATCGCTTCCTTCTGGATGGAGGGTCCGGCAGCGGCTTATCAGACTTGGGCGCAGCTGACCTATAAACTGCTTACCGCAGAACAGGAATACGAGACGACCGGCAGCGAGGAAACGCTGAAGGCAGTTATCAATACTGACTGGGGTCTGCCTTATCTGCCACGGTCAGCGACCGAAACCCGTAAAGCTGAAACCCTGATGGCGCGAGCCGAGACGGTTAACCGCCGCACGGTGCCAGATGGTGTGCATTTCCTGGTGGCAACGGTAGACGTTCAGGGCGGGAAAAATAAACGCTTTGTCGTTCAGGTGGTGGGCTACGGCACGCACGGAGAGCGCTGGATTGTGGACCGCTACAACATCCGTCACTCGCTGCGCTGTGGCCCGGATGGTGAAAGCCTCCCCATCGACCCGGCAGCGTACCCGGAAGACTGGAATCTGCTGCGATCAGATGTGCTGGATAAGCACTGGCCGATGTCCTCTGACCCGTCTTCCGCCCTGCCGGTGCTGGCAATGGCCGTGGACTCAGGCGGCGAGGATGGTGTGACAGATAACGCTTACAAGTTCTGGCGCAAATGCCGCCAGGACAGCGTTCACAAGCGTGTGTATCTCTTCAAAGGTGACAGCACCAGCCGCAGCAAGCTGATCACCAAAACGTTACCTGACAATACCGACAGGCCAAACAGGAGCGCTGAAGCGCGTGGCGATGTGCCGCTGTACCTGCTTCAGACAAACCAGCTTAAGGACAGGATAAATAACGCGCTTCTGCGTGATTCTCCCGGCCCTAATTACGTGCATTTCCCTGACTGGCTGGGTGAATGGTTCTACGACGAACTGACCTACGAAGAGAGAAGCACAGACGGCAAATGGCATAAACCGGGCAAAGGCGCTAACGAGGCTTTTGACCTGCTGGTCTATGCCCAGGCGCTGGTAATCCTGCGTGGCTACGAGCGCATTAACTGGGACAGTCCGCCCGAGTGGGCGCGGCCACCTGAAAGCGCATCTGCACCACGCAGAATTCAGCAATCTCAACCGGTGGCCCGGCAAACCGAACCCGAATCAAAACCAGTGGAGACACGCCAGGCCGCAGCGCCTTCAGCGTGGGCACCCGCATCTAACGGAGGCTGGCTGTGA
- a CDS encoding glycoside hydrolase family 19 protein encodes MLTANKFQMATGVSLGAAASWFPYIAGAMTDFQINTPLRQAHFLAQTGHESTGFTKVEEGLNYSENALTAMFRKRITAEQARLYGRNAMHAANQKMIASIIYASRNGNGDVNSGDGYRYRGRGLIQITGKANYAALVKQLGADIVANPDLLTGYQMAAASAAAWWKNHGLNELADSDDVDRITRIINGGTNGLEDRKSRLTKAKGILCST; translated from the coding sequence ATGCTGACAGCCAATAAATTTCAGATGGCGACAGGTGTATCCCTTGGCGCTGCTGCTTCCTGGTTCCCGTATATCGCCGGGGCAATGACTGATTTCCAGATCAACACGCCATTACGTCAGGCGCACTTTCTGGCGCAAACGGGCCATGAGTCTACCGGCTTCACAAAGGTTGAAGAAGGTCTGAATTACAGCGAGAACGCGCTAACGGCAATGTTCCGCAAACGCATCACTGCTGAGCAAGCCCGACTATATGGCAGAAATGCTATGCATGCCGCGAATCAGAAGATGATTGCCAGCATCATCTACGCCAGTCGTAACGGCAATGGTGATGTTAATTCCGGCGATGGTTATCGATATCGCGGAAGGGGGCTTATTCAGATCACCGGCAAAGCCAACTATGCAGCACTGGTTAAACAGCTTGGCGCTGACATTGTGGCGAATCCTGATTTGCTGACCGGTTACCAGATGGCAGCAGCATCAGCGGCGGCGTGGTGGAAGAATCACGGTTTAAACGAGCTTGCTGATTCTGATGATGTTGACCGCATCACCAGAATCATTAACGGCGGCACGAACGGACTGGAAGACAGGAAATCCCGCTTAACCAAAGCTAAGGGGATTCTATGCTCAACGTAA
- a CDS encoding phage portal protein has protein sequence MTLLDNAIGLISPGWKAARLRSRLEIKAYEAAMPTRTHRAKRENRNANQVNQFSGRSIREQARWLDNNHDLVIGLLDKLEERIVGARGIVVDPQPMLKGGLLADDLSRQIRTAWAEWSVSPDVTGQFTRPVLERLMARTWLRDGEVFAQLVQGTAAGLTPSNGIPFWIEALEPDFVPIELSEQSNNLVQGIYLNEWGCPTKYAVCKNLITKGIALGDVKQVSADNMLHLKFMRRLHQIRGNSVLTGILIRLSALKEYEDSELTAARIAAALGMYIKKGDGMTYDDTSTSGKRELDIQPGMLFDNLLPGEDIGMIKSDRPNANLESFRNGQLRAVAAGSRGSFSSISRNYDGSYSSQRQELVESFEGYSILQDAFVAAVTRPMYRSWLNMAMVSGVIKVPGDVDRATLLNAVYSGPVMPWIDPQKEANAWKTMIRGGSATESDWVRARGANPGEIKRRRKAEVDENKELGLVFDTDPANDKGATSGQQKEE, from the coding sequence ATGACGCTACTGGATAACGCCATCGGGCTGATTTCCCCCGGATGGAAGGCGGCACGCCTGCGCTCCCGCCTTGAAATTAAAGCCTATGAAGCAGCCATGCCGACCCGCACGCACCGTGCGAAGCGTGAAAACCGCAACGCCAACCAGGTAAACCAGTTTAGCGGTCGCTCCATCCGGGAACAGGCCCGCTGGCTGGACAACAACCATGATTTGGTCATCGGCCTGCTGGATAAGCTGGAAGAGCGCATTGTCGGCGCGCGCGGCATTGTTGTTGACCCACAGCCGATGCTAAAAGGCGGCCTGCTGGCTGATGACCTCTCCCGGCAGATTCGCACAGCCTGGGCGGAATGGTCTGTTTCGCCTGATGTGACCGGACAGTTTACCCGCCCGGTCCTTGAACGACTGATGGCCCGCACCTGGCTACGCGATGGCGAAGTGTTTGCGCAGTTAGTGCAGGGCACAGCGGCAGGACTGACGCCGTCAAACGGGATTCCTTTCTGGATAGAGGCGCTGGAGCCTGATTTTGTCCCGATTGAGCTTTCCGAACAGAGCAACAACCTGGTCCAGGGGATATACCTCAATGAATGGGGATGTCCGACCAAATACGCGGTGTGTAAGAACCTGATCACCAAAGGCATTGCGCTTGGCGATGTTAAGCAGGTCAGCGCAGACAACATGCTACATCTCAAGTTTATGCGCCGACTGCATCAGATTCGGGGTAACAGCGTTCTCACGGGCATTCTGATCCGCCTCAGTGCCCTGAAAGAGTACGAGGATTCAGAGCTGACGGCGGCACGTATCGCCGCTGCGCTGGGCATGTACATCAAGAAGGGTGACGGGATGACCTATGACGATACGAGCACGTCAGGAAAGCGTGAACTCGACATACAGCCCGGCATGCTTTTTGACAACCTTCTGCCCGGTGAGGATATCGGCATGATCAAGTCTGATCGCCCGAACGCCAACCTTGAGTCATTCCGTAACGGCCAGCTCCGCGCAGTGGCCGCAGGCAGTCGGGGAAGTTTTTCCAGCATTTCACGTAATTACGATGGTAGTTACAGCTCACAACGTCAGGAGCTGGTGGAGTCTTTTGAAGGCTACAGCATCCTTCAGGATGCCTTTGTTGCCGCCGTCACCCGCCCGATGTACCGGAGCTGGCTGAATATGGCAATGGTATCCGGGGTGATCAAGGTTCCCGGTGATGTGGACCGCGCAACGTTACTGAATGCGGTTTACAGCGGCCCGGTCATGCCGTGGATTGACCCGCAGAAAGAGGCAAACGCCTGGAAAACCATGATTCGTGGTGGTTCTGCGACGGAAAGTGACTGGGTACGCGCACGCGGCGCGAATCCGGGCGAAATTAAACGCCGCCGTAAAGCGGAGGTTGATGAAAACAAAGAGCTGGGCCTGGTGTTTGATACCGACCCGGCAAACGACAAAGGGGCGACCAGTGGTCAGCAAAAAGAAGAGTAA
- the lysC gene encoding Rz1-like lysis system protein LysC encodes MEYRTISQPRLNLPAELTSPIEAPEPKPGLLYGDSVELNALLYGVVKQCNIDRAGIRKIEAGQK; translated from the coding sequence GTGGAGTACCGGACAATCAGCCAGCCCCGGTTAAACCTGCCAGCGGAACTGACAAGCCCGATTGAAGCTCCCGAGCCAAAACCTGGCCTTTTGTATGGCGACAGCGTTGAACTAAACGCGTTGCTTTATGGCGTTGTGAAGCAATGCAACATCGACCGGGCTGGTATCCGCAAGATAGAGGCAGGGCAAAAATGA
- a CDS encoding phage tail protein — protein MSIKGLEQAIANMNSISQTAVPRASSQAINRVAVRAIGRSSSVVSRDTRVQRKLVMQRSKLKKASANNPVATLRVNRGDLPAIKLGAARVQLSRRIGRTRGADSVLKIGKFSFPHAFIQRLANGRWHVLRRTGKTRYPVEVVKIPMSMPLTTAFRDQLPKLMESDMPKEMAAALKNQLRIIIKR, from the coding sequence ATGAGCATAAAAGGCCTGGAGCAGGCGATTGCCAACATGAACAGCATCAGTCAGACCGCCGTTCCGCGTGCATCTTCGCAGGCAATTAACCGTGTAGCTGTGCGTGCCATCGGGCGCAGCAGTTCAGTTGTCTCGCGTGATACCCGCGTGCAGCGCAAGCTGGTGATGCAGCGATCGAAGCTGAAAAAAGCCTCCGCCAATAACCCTGTCGCCACTTTGCGGGTGAACCGGGGTGATTTACCCGCCATCAAACTGGGGGCCGCCCGTGTTCAGTTGTCCAGACGTATCGGACGGACACGCGGCGCAGACAGCGTGCTGAAAATCGGGAAATTTAGTTTTCCGCACGCCTTTATTCAGAGGCTTGCAAATGGTCGCTGGCACGTATTGCGCCGCACGGGCAAAACCCGCTATCCGGTCGAGGTGGTCAAAATCCCGATGTCGATGCCGCTGACCACAGCTTTCAGAGATCAGCTACCGAAGCTGATGGAAAGCGATATGCCTAAAGAGATGGCCGCAGCCCTTAAAAATCAGCTCAGGATCATCATTAAGCGATGA
- the gpU gene encoding phage tail terminator protein: MNKHTLIRQAVISSLKTVITDPSVRWYDGRPAVINAEELPAVVVYLTGAQPTGGMLDEDEWRATLHVEVFLKASSPDSVLDLWMENNIYPAFSDMPELTALVELVVADGYDYQRDEEMATWGSADLRHNLNYYL; encoded by the coding sequence ATGAACAAACACACCCTTATCCGCCAGGCGGTCATCAGCTCGCTGAAAACGGTCATCACTGACCCTTCAGTGCGCTGGTATGACGGTCGCCCGGCTGTAATCAACGCCGAGGAGCTGCCAGCCGTAGTCGTTTATCTGACGGGTGCCCAGCCAACAGGCGGCATGCTCGATGAAGATGAATGGCGGGCCACCCTGCATGTAGAGGTATTTCTGAAAGCCTCAAGCCCGGATTCAGTCCTCGACCTGTGGATGGAAAACAATATTTATCCGGCATTTTCAGACATGCCGGAACTGACGGCTCTGGTCGAACTGGTAGTTGCTGACGGCTACGACTACCAGCGCGACGAAGAAATGGCGACGTGGGGATCAGCAGACCTCCGTCACAATCTGAATTATTACCTGTGA
- a CDS encoding DUF1441 family protein, with product MDNELKNFRLNINQIATLTDLHRQTVSSRLSNVQPAPGSNAKLKLYSLLDVLKELLSRTTSDELLDVDKMLPPDRKAWFQSERERLKFQQETGELIPASEVAREFSSMAKAVVQVLETLPDILERDCAMTPAAVVRVQKVIDDLRDQIALKVEMADTPEYEEDLPEEE from the coding sequence ATGGATAACGAATTAAAGAATTTCCGACTCAATATCAACCAGATCGCCACGCTCACCGATTTGCACCGTCAGACGGTGTCCAGCAGGCTCAGTAATGTGCAGCCTGCGCCGGGGAGTAACGCAAAACTCAAACTGTATTCACTGCTGGATGTGCTGAAAGAGCTGCTCAGCAGAACTACGTCTGATGAACTGCTGGACGTGGACAAAATGCTGCCGCCAGACCGGAAAGCCTGGTTTCAGTCAGAGCGTGAAAGGCTCAAATTTCAGCAGGAGACAGGTGAGCTGATACCGGCCTCTGAAGTCGCCAGAGAGTTTTCTTCGATGGCTAAAGCGGTGGTGCAAGTTCTTGAAACGCTGCCCGATATCCTGGAGCGCGACTGCGCCATGACCCCGGCTGCGGTTGTGCGTGTCCAGAAGGTTATTGATGACCTGCGTGATCAGATCGCTTTGAAGGTTGAGATGGCCGATACACCCGAATACGAGGAGGATTTGCCAGAAGAGGAGTAG
- a CDS encoding biofilm development regulator YmgB/AriR family protein gives MESQLSVYLKSMDSQFVSEKAVLVEIYQDLSSRKAVVGNKDIIHSLLEKLETEKDVIKLDVYRQALEMVVQLTPDDTIN, from the coding sequence ATGGAATCTCAGCTCTCTGTTTACTTAAAAAGTATGGACTCACAATTCGTAAGCGAGAAAGCTGTTTTAGTAGAGATTTATCAGGATTTATCCTCTCGTAAGGCGGTTGTTGGCAACAAAGACATCATCCATTCCTTACTTGAAAAGCTTGAGACCGAAAAAGATGTGATAAAGCTTGATGTCTATCGTCAAGCTCTTGAGATGGTCGTCCAACTAACCCCGGATGACACCATCAACTGA
- a CDS encoding DUF2190 family protein: MAKNFVQNGMTISILNAGAEAIASGDVVLIGNIVAVAITNIAVQDSGDGFTEGVFQLPKASADVFTPGAAVYVSDGTAQASADGGVYAGIAWEDAASGSTVVNVKINAGAAPAVTESGS; this comes from the coding sequence ATGGCTAAGAATTTCGTACAGAACGGCATGACGATTTCCATTCTGAATGCAGGAGCTGAGGCTATTGCGAGCGGTGATGTTGTGCTGATCGGCAATATTGTGGCCGTTGCCATCACCAATATTGCGGTACAGGACAGCGGCGACGGATTCACAGAGGGCGTTTTCCAGTTACCGAAAGCCAGCGCTGATGTGTTCACACCCGGTGCAGCAGTGTATGTCAGTGACGGTACAGCTCAGGCCAGTGCAGATGGTGGCGTGTATGCCGGTATTGCCTGGGAAGATGCCGCCTCCGGCTCCACAGTGGTTAACGTGAAGATCAACGCGGGTGCGGCTCCGGCTGTGACGGAAAGTGGCAGCTAA
- the gpG gene encoding phage tail assembly chaperone G: MFLKTEEFSFAGASLTLYELSALQRIEYLSYLAEMEKKLPPAEGDPSVRHAELVAMGIRSSAMLVAMSVWHEDRKGPPVPELYDEILATWPVTALGEADRQIKILSGMVPPDDKEQSDSEGAPVSEAVTAEKS; encoded by the coding sequence ATGTTTCTGAAAACGGAAGAATTCAGTTTCGCCGGGGCAAGTCTGACGCTTTATGAGCTGTCAGCGCTTCAGCGCATCGAATACCTGAGTTACCTGGCGGAGATGGAAAAGAAGTTACCTCCGGCAGAAGGTGATCCTTCAGTTCGTCACGCTGAGCTGGTGGCAATGGGTATCCGGTCAAGTGCCATGCTGGTGGCTATGTCAGTGTGGCACGAGGACAGGAAAGGCCCTCCAGTGCCGGAGCTTTATGACGAAATTCTTGCTACGTGGCCGGTAACCGCACTGGGTGAGGCCGACCGGCAGATTAAAATCCTGTCGGGAATGGTGCCACCGGATGACAAGGAACAGTCTGATTCTGAAGGTGCACCAGTCTCTGAGGCTGTCACAGCGGAAAAGTCATAG
- a CDS encoding Rz lytic protein produces the protein MLNVISFIRNYSHIIIIGLVCVCLWGLNARNSQLSATNDRLEKLTDSKDSQINDLRSKNDDLASSVNDLVKAVNQQNAVMSEVAEQRAVTVEQNRKLQNEIKRYLAADKCAAAPVDSRAVERLRDAAKSASGGVPDNQPAPVKPASGTDKPD, from the coding sequence ATGCTCAACGTAATCAGCTTCATCCGAAATTATTCTCACATCATCATCATTGGCCTGGTATGTGTCTGCCTGTGGGGACTTAACGCCCGTAATTCACAACTGTCAGCAACCAATGACCGGCTGGAAAAACTGACTGACAGCAAAGACAGCCAGATTAACGATCTCCGCTCCAAAAATGACGACCTCGCATCAAGCGTTAATGACCTGGTAAAAGCAGTGAACCAGCAGAACGCGGTGATGAGTGAGGTAGCAGAACAACGCGCCGTTACCGTAGAGCAGAACAGGAAATTACAGAATGAAATTAAGCGCTATCTCGCAGCGGATAAATGCGCTGCTGCTCCTGTTGACAGTCGCGCTGTTGAGCGGTTGCGGGACGCGGCAAAGTCAGCCAGTGGTGGAGTACCGGACAATCAGCCAGCCCCGGTTAAACCTGCCAGCGGAACTGACAAGCCCGATTGA
- a CDS encoding phage holin, lambda family, whose translation MKRMPEKDVGFWASLIAWLVAHKNESGYAGLAGVMALLRATYIGKDTWPRRLLDAAMCSIFAFFLQPTLQVIGSVFNWNFSPGATQVAAVFLGFLGVDWLSTKLRRLIDKRLGDSNADSQ comes from the coding sequence ATGAAGCGCATGCCGGAAAAAGACGTTGGGTTTTGGGCCAGCCTGATCGCCTGGTTGGTCGCCCACAAAAACGAATCAGGCTATGCCGGTCTGGCGGGTGTTATGGCGCTCCTGAGAGCAACTTACATTGGTAAAGATACATGGCCCCGGCGTCTCCTGGATGCTGCGATGTGTAGCATCTTTGCTTTTTTCCTACAGCCGACGCTACAAGTGATCGGCTCAGTATTTAACTGGAACTTCAGCCCTGGTGCGACACAGGTCGCGGCTGTGTTCCTCGGGTTCCTCGGTGTCGACTGGCTTTCTACGAAACTGCGCCGGTTGATTGATAAGCGATTAGGGGACAGCAATGCTGACAGCCAATAA
- a CDS encoding ClpP-like prohead protease/major capsid protein fusion protein has translation MKASGESAADIYIYDEIGYWGVTAQSFAASLKALGDIDHINLHIHSPGGDVFDGIAIYNLLNAHSATKTVYIDGLAASMASVIAMVGNPIIMPENAMMMIHKPWGITGGDANDMRDYADLLDKVEAVLIPSYAKKTGKTTEELAGMLGEETWMTAQECIEHGFADQLTPAVQAMARINSKRIEEFEAMPRSLKTLLNTAPKATTHAAPQPTAPAAPANPVAVPDEAAIRAQILAEQRQRSEGIRNLFASFGGRHQELQTQCLEDIDCTVDDAKDKLLAALGKEATPTNRSAAAAHIHASNGNFTGDNIRQALMARAGYENRDGENPFNAMSMREYARMSLTERGIGVASYNPMQMVGLALTHSTSDFGNILLDVANKSILMGWDDAPETFEEWTKKGQLSDFKTAHRVGLGGFPSLRQVREGAEYKYVTTGDKGETIALATYGEIFSITRQAIINDDLNQLTDVPLKMGRAAKATIGDLVYAILTGNPKMSDGKALFSSDHRNLASSGITVTGLDAARQLMRTQKEGTTGRTLNIRPAFLLVPTALETLANQTIKSTSVKGADVNAGIINPIQNFATIIAEPRLDDKSAVQWYLAAAQGMDTIEVAYLNGVDAPYIDQMEGFNTDGIATKVRIDAGVAPLDYRGLVKSNGEQGS, from the coding sequence ATGAAAGCCAGCGGTGAGAGCGCAGCGGATATCTATATCTACGATGAGATTGGTTACTGGGGTGTCACGGCTCAGTCATTTGCCGCCAGCCTGAAGGCGCTTGGCGACATTGATCACATCAATCTGCATATTCACTCACCTGGCGGCGATGTGTTTGACGGCATTGCCATTTACAACCTGCTGAACGCTCATTCAGCGACCAAAACGGTGTATATCGACGGCCTTGCCGCATCGATGGCATCCGTGATTGCGATGGTGGGTAACCCGATCATCATGCCGGAAAACGCCATGATGATGATTCATAAGCCCTGGGGCATTACCGGTGGTGATGCCAATGACATGCGCGATTACGCCGATCTGCTGGATAAGGTTGAGGCGGTATTAATCCCGTCTTACGCCAAAAAGACCGGTAAAACCACTGAAGAACTGGCCGGTATGCTGGGTGAAGAAACCTGGATGACCGCGCAGGAATGCATTGAACACGGTTTTGCCGACCAGTTAACCCCCGCAGTGCAGGCAATGGCCCGCATTAACTCCAAACGTATCGAGGAATTCGAAGCTATGCCACGTTCTCTGAAAACCCTGCTGAATACTGCACCAAAAGCAACGACCCATGCCGCACCGCAACCGACTGCACCGGCAGCACCGGCCAATCCGGTGGCGGTTCCCGATGAGGCTGCAATTCGTGCTCAGATTCTGGCCGAACAGCGCCAGCGCTCGGAAGGTATCCGAAACCTTTTTGCCAGCTTTGGCGGTCGTCACCAGGAATTGCAGACGCAGTGTCTGGAAGACATCGACTGCACTGTAGATGATGCGAAAGATAAGCTGCTGGCGGCCCTCGGCAAAGAGGCTACGCCGACCAACCGCAGCGCAGCGGCTGCACATATTCACGCCAGTAACGGGAACTTTACCGGCGACAATATCCGCCAGGCGCTGATGGCGCGTGCGGGATATGAAAATCGAGACGGCGAAAACCCGTTCAATGCCATGTCCATGCGTGAATACGCCCGTATGTCACTGACTGAGCGCGGTATTGGTGTGGCATCGTACAACCCGATGCAGATGGTGGGTCTGGCACTGACGCACAGCACCTCGGATTTCGGCAATATTCTGCTGGATGTGGCCAATAAATCCATCCTGATGGGCTGGGATGACGCACCGGAAACGTTTGAAGAGTGGACCAAGAAAGGACAGTTGTCTGACTTCAAAACTGCGCATCGCGTTGGCCTGGGTGGTTTCCCGTCACTGCGTCAGGTGCGTGAAGGTGCGGAATATAAATATGTCACCACGGGTGATAAGGGTGAAACCATCGCGCTGGCGACCTATGGTGAAATCTTCTCCATCACCCGTCAGGCGATCATCAATGATGACCTGAATCAGCTGACGGACGTTCCGCTGAAGATGGGGCGTGCTGCCAAAGCAACTATCGGCGATCTGGTTTATGCCATCCTGACCGGCAACCCGAAAATGTCTGATGGCAAAGCACTGTTCAGCTCTGATCACCGCAATCTCGCCAGCAGCGGAATTACTGTAACCGGCCTTGATGCAGCCCGTCAGCTGATGCGCACGCAGAAAGAGGGCACAACCGGTCGCACGCTCAACATCCGCCCGGCCTTCCTTCTGGTGCCAACCGCGCTGGAAACTCTGGCGAACCAGACCATCAAATCAACAAGCGTCAAGGGTGCTGATGTCAACGCCGGTATCATCAACCCGATCCAGAATTTCGCCACAATCATCGCTGAGCCGCGACTGGATGATAAGAGTGCAGTCCAGTGGTATCTGGCTGCTGCGCAGGGTATGGACACCATTGAAGTGGCTTACCTCAACGGTGTGGACGCGCCCTATATCGATCAGATGGAAGGGTTTAACACAGATGGCATCGCTACCAAGGTGCGTATCGATGCCGGTGTGGCTCCGCTTGATTATCGAGGTCTGGTCAAATCAAACGGTGAACAGGGTTCCTGA
- a CDS encoding phage tail assembly protein T, translated as MRLAREFGRPDWRAMLSGMTSTELREWSQFYRDHYFNDHLLDAHFASLSHLVISLMCKNDMTPASFSLLHPDKKDVEPSDEQLMLLAEGISGGVRYGPVSG; from the coding sequence ATGCGGCTGGCCCGTGAGTTCGGACGTCCGGACTGGCGGGCAATGCTTTCCGGCATGACTTCGACGGAGCTGCGTGAATGGTCACAGTTTTATCGGGACCACTATTTCAACGACCATCTTTTAGATGCGCATTTTGCCAGTCTCAGCCACCTGGTGATTTCTCTTATGTGCAAAAACGACATGACGCCTGCCAGTTTCAGTCTGCTGCACCCTGATAAAAAAGATGTTGAACCCAGCGATGAGCAACTGATGTTGCTCGCTGAAGGTATTTCCGGAGGTGTGCGTTATGGCCCAGTCAGTGGGTGA
- a CDS encoding DNA breaking-rejoining protein, whose product MAANPFERLVARMDTVTASRLGRDATINGRVMTAVESHFLPEMGALSGDGLSLVVFDAGYSARTGDTVIYNGNEYSVTRHVKFNGKPQIWLE is encoded by the coding sequence GTGGCAGCTAATCCGTTTGAACGGCTGGTTGCGCGTATGGATACCGTCACTGCCAGCCGTTTAGGACGGGATGCAACCATTAACGGGCGGGTTATGACGGCTGTTGAAAGTCATTTCCTGCCGGAAATGGGAGCGCTTAGCGGCGACGGTCTTTCCCTGGTGGTATTTGATGCGGGCTACAGCGCCAGAACAGGCGACACCGTTATTTATAACGGCAATGAATACAGCGTGACACGTCACGTTAAGTTCAACGGCAAGCCCCAAATCTGGCTGGAGTAA